Proteins from a single region of Stutzerimonas stutzeri:
- the ahcY gene encoding adenosylhomocysteinase translates to MSAVMTPAGFTDFKVADISLAAWGRREVIIAESEMPALMGLRTKYAAEQPLKGAKILGCIHMTIQTAVLIETLIALGAEVRWSSCNIFSTQDQAAAAIAAAGIPVFAWKGETEEEYEWCIEQTILKDGQPWDANMVLDDGGDLTQILHDKYPQVLERVHGVTEETTTGVHRLLDMLKGGTLKIPAINVNDSVTKSKNDNKYGCRHSLNDAIKRATDHLLSGKQALVVGYGDVGKGSAQSLRQEGMIVKVSEVDPICAMQACMDGFELVSPYKDGINDGTEASVDAALLGKIDLIVTTTGNVNVCDAGMLKALKKRAVVCNIGHFDNEIDTAFMRANWGWEEVKPQVHKIHRTGKSVDPTNDDYLILLAEGRLVNLGNATGHPSRIMDGSFANQVLAQIHLYNEKFADLPVAEKSKNVTVMVLPKKLDEEVALEMVKGFGGVVTQLTTKQAEYIGVTVEGPFKPDSYRY, encoded by the coding sequence ATGAGTGCTGTCATGACGCCTGCCGGTTTCACCGACTTCAAGGTCGCCGACATTTCTCTGGCCGCCTGGGGCCGCCGTGAAGTCATCATCGCCGAGTCCGAAATGCCCGCGCTGATGGGCCTGCGCACCAAGTACGCCGCAGAGCAACCGCTCAAGGGCGCGAAAATCCTCGGCTGCATCCACATGACCATCCAGACCGCCGTGCTGATCGAGACGCTGATCGCCCTCGGCGCCGAAGTACGCTGGTCCTCCTGCAACATCTTCTCCACCCAGGATCAGGCCGCTGCCGCCATCGCCGCCGCCGGCATCCCGGTGTTTGCCTGGAAGGGCGAGACCGAGGAAGAGTACGAGTGGTGCATCGAGCAGACCATCCTCAAGGACGGCCAGCCGTGGGACGCCAACATGGTGCTGGACGACGGCGGTGACCTGACCCAGATCCTGCACGACAAGTACCCGCAAGTGCTCGAGCGCGTCCACGGCGTCACCGAGGAAACCACCACCGGCGTGCACCGCCTGCTCGACATGCTCAAGGGCGGCACGCTGAAGATCCCGGCGATCAACGTCAACGACTCGGTCACCAAGAGCAAGAACGACAACAAGTATGGTTGCCGTCACAGCCTGAACGATGCCATCAAGCGCGCCACCGACCATCTGCTGTCGGGCAAGCAGGCGCTGGTCGTCGGCTACGGCGATGTCGGCAAGGGCTCGGCGCAATCGCTGCGTCAGGAAGGCATGATCGTCAAGGTGTCGGAAGTCGACCCGATCTGCGCCATGCAGGCCTGCATGGATGGCTTCGAGCTGGTCTCCCCCTATAAGGACGGCATCAACGATGGCACTGAAGCCAGCGTCGACGCGGCCCTGCTGGGCAAGATCGACCTGATCGTCACCACCACCGGTAACGTCAACGTGTGCGATGCCGGCATGCTCAAGGCGCTGAAGAAGCGCGCCGTGGTGTGCAACATCGGCCACTTCGACAACGAGATCGACACCGCTTTCATGCGCGCCAACTGGGGCTGGGAAGAGGTCAAGCCACAGGTGCACAAGATCCATCGCACCGGCAAGAGCGTCGACCCGACCAACGACGACTACCTGATCCTGCTGGCCGAAGGCCGCCTGGTGAACCTGGGCAACGCCACCGGCCACCCGAGCCGGATCATGGACGGCTCCTTCGCCAACCAGGTGCTGGCGCAGATCCACCTCTACAACGAGAAGTTCGCCGACCTGCCGGTGGCCGAGAAGAGCAAGAACGTCACCGTCATGGTGCTGCCGAAGAAGCTCGACGAGGAAGTGGCGCTGGAAATGGTCAAGGGCTTCGGTGGCGTGGTCACCCAGCTGACCACCAAGCAGGCGGAGTACATCGGCGTGACCGTCGAAGGTCCGTTCAAGCCCGATAGCTACCGCTACTAA
- a CDS encoding c-type cytochrome, with the protein MKLRLLSLSLIAALALTGCDRVDPDSPLGKRKAIYQAMLDTKEDLGGMLRGRLPFDGEAFSAGAVKLDELSRQPWQHYPEVKEKQSDARDDVWQRQERFNEMARALEATTAELVGVTSASPVTAQSVAPAFQRVEDACEACHKEFRAY; encoded by the coding sequence ATGAAGCTGAGACTGCTGAGCCTGTCCTTGATTGCTGCGCTCGCGCTGACGGGCTGCGATCGGGTCGATCCTGATTCGCCGCTGGGCAAGCGTAAGGCAATCTACCAGGCGATGCTCGATACCAAAGAAGATCTCGGCGGCATGTTGCGCGGCCGCCTGCCTTTTGATGGTGAAGCGTTCAGCGCGGGCGCCGTAAAACTGGATGAGCTTTCGCGACAGCCATGGCAGCACTACCCCGAGGTCAAGGAGAAGCAGAGCGACGCGCGCGACGATGTCTGGCAGCGCCAGGAGCGTTTCAACGAGATGGCGCGTGCACTGGAGGCGACCACAGCAGAGCTGGTCGGCGTGACCAGTGCCTCACCTGTCACCGCACAAAGCGTTGCGCCGGCCTTTCAGCGGGTCGAGGATGCCTGCGAAGCCTGCCACAAGGAGTTTCGCGCTTACTGA
- a CDS encoding DUF1090 domain-containing protein, whose product MSLRHWPIALLIGSTAISSLAAAAPQADTQCQEQRQSLREHLQQARLQGDKPRQTQLNAELQSLSEECQGLVALHPHQVEYEHINRQVDRREALLREALGTGDAQLIELRRNQLAKSREKLDTLRR is encoded by the coding sequence ATGTCTTTGCGACATTGGCCGATTGCCCTGCTGATCGGCAGCACCGCCATCAGCTCGCTAGCCGCGGCGGCACCACAAGCCGATACCCAGTGCCAAGAACAACGCCAGTCCTTGCGTGAACACCTGCAGCAGGCAAGGCTGCAGGGCGACAAGCCGCGTCAGACGCAGCTCAACGCCGAGCTGCAGTCGCTAAGCGAAGAGTGCCAAGGTCTGGTGGCGCTGCATCCGCACCAAGTTGAGTACGAGCATATCAATCGCCAGGTGGACCGACGTGAGGCGCTGTTACGCGAGGCGCTGGGCACTGGCGATGCGCAGCTGATCGAGCTGCGTCGCAATCAGCTGGCCAAATCCCGGGAAAAGCTCGACACGCTACGCCGCTGA
- the ligB gene encoding NAD-dependent DNA ligase LigB — protein MQRLIALSLCLLSPLCLAACPTWDNRQAQQEIRSLRQQLNQWDEAYHRNGQSLVDDEIYDQSRDRLHDWQRCFPAADQSQQDPLDAAGGPLPHPVRQTGLVKLADEQSVADWIERRDNLWIQPKVDGVAVTLVYRNGQLQQAISRGDGNSGQDWTTNARLVPAVPARLTEPGDVILQGELYWRLEQHVQAADGGVGARSRVAGAMARTQLSSDIAEQIGLFVWDWPNGPEPMTAQLERLAAMGFADSKRFSLPLRDFEQARHWREYWYRQPLPFATDGVVLRQSQRPPAERWQAEPHWAAAWKHPLRKVVTEVRAVEFRIGRTGRITPMLQLAPVYLDDRRIRTLSLGSLGRWRALDVHPGDQVAVALAGQTIAQLDSVVWRSTERAQVVAPDPTRYHAHSCWQPTPGCEQQFIARLAWLSGKQGLGLSGLGAGSWQALLDAGLLPDLLAWLELDAATLQQVPGIGEERAGKLAASFALARERSLERWLRALGMPAAVSLAEQVDWNVLAARSAAQWQAVPGVGPARARQLQAFFQAPELQALRYRLRAVGVSGF, from the coding sequence ATGCAACGCCTGATCGCACTATCGCTGTGCCTTTTGTCACCCCTTTGCCTTGCTGCCTGCCCGACCTGGGACAACCGCCAAGCACAACAGGAAATCCGCAGCCTGCGGCAGCAGCTCAATCAATGGGATGAGGCCTACCACCGCAACGGCCAGTCGTTGGTGGATGACGAAATCTACGACCAGAGCCGCGACCGCCTGCACGACTGGCAGCGTTGTTTTCCTGCCGCCGATCAATCGCAACAGGATCCGCTGGACGCAGCGGGCGGCCCACTACCGCATCCAGTCAGGCAGACCGGCCTGGTGAAGCTCGCTGACGAACAGTCGGTTGCCGACTGGATCGAGCGACGCGATAACCTCTGGATTCAGCCCAAGGTAGATGGCGTAGCGGTGACCCTGGTATATCGCAACGGCCAGCTGCAGCAAGCCATCAGCCGTGGTGACGGTAACAGCGGTCAGGACTGGACGACCAATGCGCGGCTTGTCCCAGCGGTTCCGGCGCGACTGACAGAGCCAGGCGACGTAATCCTGCAGGGCGAACTTTACTGGCGCCTGGAGCAGCATGTGCAAGCAGCGGATGGTGGTGTCGGTGCACGCAGCCGTGTAGCCGGTGCGATGGCGCGCACGCAACTAAGCAGTGACATCGCCGAGCAGATCGGATTGTTCGTCTGGGACTGGCCCAACGGCCCGGAGCCGATGACTGCGCAGCTGGAGCGGCTTGCGGCAATGGGATTCGCGGACAGTAAACGCTTCAGCCTGCCGCTACGGGATTTTGAGCAAGCGCGGCATTGGCGCGAGTATTGGTATCGGCAACCCCTGCCCTTCGCCACCGACGGCGTGGTGTTACGGCAAAGCCAGCGTCCACCAGCCGAACGCTGGCAAGCCGAACCGCATTGGGCGGCGGCATGGAAGCACCCTCTGCGCAAGGTGGTGACCGAGGTGCGCGCCGTGGAGTTTCGCATCGGCCGCACCGGACGGATCACGCCAATGCTGCAGCTGGCACCGGTATATCTCGATGACCGGCGCATTCGCACCCTCAGCCTTGGCTCGCTGGGCCGCTGGCGAGCACTGGACGTGCACCCCGGCGATCAGGTTGCTGTTGCGCTTGCGGGACAGACCATAGCGCAGCTGGACTCGGTAGTCTGGCGCAGCACCGAACGGGCGCAAGTGGTGGCACCCGACCCTACGCGGTATCACGCACACAGCTGCTGGCAGCCGACGCCAGGCTGCGAGCAGCAGTTCATAGCCCGCCTCGCCTGGCTAAGTGGCAAACAGGGCCTCGGCCTTTCAGGACTCGGTGCCGGTAGCTGGCAAGCGCTGCTCGATGCCGGACTGTTACCCGATCTGCTCGCATGGCTGGAGCTGGATGCGGCAACGCTACAGCAGGTGCCGGGCATCGGCGAAGAGCGCGCCGGCAAGCTGGCTGCGAGCTTTGCCCTTGCTCGAGAGAGGTCGTTGGAGCGCTGGCTCAGGGCCCTCGGCATGCCCGCTGCTGTATCACTCGCGGAGCAAGTCGATTGGAACGTGCTGGCCGCGCGCAGCGCGGCGCAATGGCAGGCCGTGCCAGGCGTCGGACCAGCGCGTGCGCGGCAGCTGCAGGCATTCTTCCAGGCACCGGAGCTACAAGCGTTGCGCTACAGATTACGTGCCGTCGGCGTTTCAGGTTTCTAA
- a CDS encoding ferric reductase-like transmembrane domain-containing protein, producing the protein MRQIKVTYVALFVGLTLLWLLVDSFIMARYQFWPLRKTLVHYSGVLGIVAMSVAMVLAVRPRRFERFFDGLDKTYRLHKWLGISALVIAIFHWGWGQIPKWLVGFGWLEKPARRAGEGQMHEGIFALLQRFRGLAETIGEWAFYAAVILIVLALVKRFPYRWFFKTHRWLALVYLALVAHAVVLTPPDYWTSPLGVVLAVMMASGSVAACISLLRRIGRKHQVVGRIDGLTHHRDNRVLRVDIKLDGPWPGHKAGQFAFVTFDDKEGPHPFSLSSAWCNDGKLTFSIKGLGDYTRTLPDTLKVGDAVKVEGPYGCFDFHSRKPRQIWVAGGIGIAPFIGRLQALAESGKGDNVDLFYCTSAPDQGFIERIRELAASARVRLHVLIASEGGRLTPERLRELAPRWHDSDVWFCGPAGFGQDLSKDLQRHGLPSRDFHQELFNMR; encoded by the coding sequence ATGAGACAGATAAAAGTCACTTACGTCGCGCTGTTCGTCGGACTGACGCTGCTCTGGCTGCTGGTCGACAGCTTCATTATGGCGCGTTACCAGTTCTGGCCGTTACGTAAGACGCTGGTGCACTACAGCGGCGTGCTCGGGATTGTCGCGATGAGCGTGGCAATGGTGCTGGCGGTGCGGCCGCGACGCTTCGAGCGCTTCTTCGACGGGTTGGACAAGACCTATCGACTACACAAGTGGCTCGGCATCAGCGCGCTAGTAATTGCCATCTTTCACTGGGGCTGGGGGCAGATACCAAAATGGCTAGTCGGTTTTGGCTGGCTGGAAAAACCGGCACGACGTGCCGGTGAGGGCCAGATGCATGAGGGCATCTTTGCCCTGCTGCAACGCTTCCGCGGCCTAGCGGAGACGATAGGCGAATGGGCGTTCTATGCCGCGGTGATTCTGATCGTGCTGGCGCTAGTCAAGCGCTTCCCCTACCGCTGGTTTTTCAAGACGCACCGCTGGCTGGCGCTGGTCTATCTGGCCCTGGTGGCGCATGCAGTAGTGCTGACGCCGCCGGACTATTGGACATCGCCACTGGGCGTGGTCCTTGCCGTCATGATGGCCTCGGGTTCTGTGGCGGCCTGCATTTCGCTGTTGCGCCGCATCGGCCGCAAGCATCAGGTCGTCGGCCGCATTGATGGACTTACCCATCATCGCGACAACCGCGTGCTGCGCGTCGATATCAAGCTCGACGGTCCCTGGCCGGGGCACAAGGCCGGGCAGTTCGCCTTCGTCACCTTCGACGACAAGGAGGGACCGCACCCCTTCAGCCTGTCCTCTGCCTGGTGCAACGATGGCAAGCTTACTTTCTCGATCAAGGGCCTCGGCGACTACACCCGTACCCTGCCGGACACCCTAAAGGTGGGCGACGCGGTGAAGGTCGAAGGACCTTACGGCTGCTTCGATTTCCACAGCCGAAAACCTCGGCAGATCTGGGTCGCCGGCGGCATCGGCATCGCACCCTTCATTGGCCGGCTACAGGCGCTCGCCGAAAGCGGCAAGGGCGACAACGTCGACCTGTTCTACTGCACCAGCGCGCCGGACCAAGGCTTCATCGAGCGTATCCGCGAGCTGGCCGCGAGCGCCCGCGTGCGCCTGCACGTGCTGATCGCCAGCGAGGGCGGGCGTCTGACACCCGAGCGCCTTCGTGAGTTGGCGCCGCGCTGGCACGACAGCGATGTTTGGTTCTGCGGCCCGGCAGGCTTCGGTCAGGACCTGAGCAAGGACCTGCAACGCCACGGCCTGCCATCGAGGGATTTCCACCAGGAACTGTTCAATATGCGCTGA
- a CDS encoding ABC transporter ATP-binding protein has product MQPVIAIEQLTKTYASGHPALKRIDLEIHKGEIFALLGPNGAGKTTLISIICGIVNPGTGRVLVDGHDIVQDYRAARSKIGLVPQELFNEGFESVWATVRFSRGLFGKAPDDSFLEKLLRDLSLWDKRSARIQELSGGMKRRVMIAKALSHEPSILFLDEPTAGVDVELRRDMWEMVRGLRERGVTIILTTHYIEEAEEMADRIGVISRGEIILVEDKHVLMHKLGKKQLTLHLQRPLAVIPDELASYPLELTDAGNQLVFTFDAQHQDTGIAELLKRLAAHGIDFKDLQSSQSSLEEIFVNLVHGR; this is encoded by the coding sequence GTGCAACCAGTGATCGCCATCGAGCAGCTCACCAAAACCTACGCTTCCGGCCATCCGGCGCTCAAACGCATCGACCTCGAGATCCACAAGGGCGAAATCTTTGCCCTGCTGGGCCCCAATGGCGCCGGCAAGACCACGCTGATCAGTATCATCTGCGGCATCGTCAATCCGGGCACCGGCCGCGTGCTGGTCGATGGCCACGACATCGTCCAAGACTACCGCGCTGCACGCTCGAAGATCGGGCTGGTGCCGCAGGAGCTGTTCAACGAAGGTTTCGAAAGCGTCTGGGCAACCGTGCGTTTTTCGCGCGGCCTCTTTGGCAAGGCGCCTGACGATTCGTTCCTGGAGAAACTGTTGCGCGATTTGTCGCTGTGGGACAAACGCAGTGCACGCATTCAGGAGCTTTCCGGCGGCATGAAGCGGCGGGTGATGATCGCCAAGGCATTGTCCCACGAGCCGTCGATTCTGTTTCTCGACGAGCCTACAGCCGGCGTCGATGTCGAACTGCGCCGCGACATGTGGGAGATGGTCCGTGGCCTGCGCGAACGTGGCGTGACCATCATCCTGACCACGCATTACATCGAAGAGGCCGAGGAAATGGCCGATCGTATCGGGGTGATCAGCCGTGGCGAGATCATCCTGGTGGAAGACAAGCACGTACTGATGCACAAGCTCGGCAAGAAGCAGCTGACCCTGCATCTGCAGCGCCCGCTGGCGGTGATCCCGGACGAGCTGGCCAGCTACCCGCTGGAGCTCACCGATGCCGGCAACCAGCTGGTGTTCACCTTCGACGCGCAGCACCAGGACACCGGCATCGCCGAGCTGCTCAAGCGCCTGGCCGCCCACGGTATCGATTTCAAAGATTTGCAGTCGAGCCAGAGCTCGCTCGAAGAGATTTTCGTCAACCTCGTTCACGGTCGCTGA
- a CDS encoding ABC transporter permease: MNFYAIRAIYLFELARTWRTLLQSIATPVISTSLYFVVFGSAIGARMEAMHGIPYGAFIIPGLIMMALLTESISNASFGIYMPRYSGTIYEVLSAPVSYVEIVIGYVGAAATKSLVLGVIILITARLFVDYEIQHPLMMALFLVLTAITFCLFGFIIGIWADGWEKLQIVPALIVTPLAFLGGSFYSIEMLPPLWQKVTLFNPVVYLISGFRWSFYGVSDIDVGVSLAMILGFLAACLLAVWWIFRTGYRLKS; this comes from the coding sequence ATGAATTTCTACGCGATCCGCGCGATCTACCTGTTCGAACTGGCGCGCACCTGGCGCACCTTGCTACAGAGTATCGCCACCCCGGTAATCTCTACCTCGCTGTACTTCGTGGTATTCGGTTCGGCCATCGGCGCGCGCATGGAGGCGATGCACGGCATCCCTTATGGCGCGTTCATCATCCCCGGCCTGATCATGATGGCGTTGCTCACCGAGAGCATCTCCAATGCCTCTTTCGGCATCTACATGCCGCGCTATTCCGGGACCATCTACGAGGTGCTTTCTGCGCCGGTTTCCTATGTCGAGATCGTTATCGGCTATGTCGGCGCAGCGGCGACCAAGTCGCTGGTGCTGGGCGTGATCATCCTCATCACCGCGCGGTTATTCGTCGACTACGAAATCCAGCATCCGCTGATGATGGCGCTGTTTCTGGTGCTGACGGCGATCACCTTCTGCCTCTTCGGCTTCATCATCGGCATCTGGGCCGATGGCTGGGAGAAGCTGCAGATCGTCCCGGCGCTGATCGTCACGCCGCTGGCCTTTCTCGGTGGGAGCTTCTACTCCATCGAGATGCTGCCGCCGCTATGGCAGAAGGTCACCCTGTTCAACCCGGTGGTGTACCTGATCAGCGGTTTCCGCTGGAGCTTCTACGGCGTCTCGGACATCGACGTCGGCGTCAGCCTGGCGATGATCCTCGGCTTTCTCGCCGCCTGCCTGCTGGCGGTATGGTGGATCTTCCGGACCGGCTACCGGCTGAAGAGCTGA
- a CDS encoding DUF2780 domain-containing protein: MKFVPSLAVLAVLSLAAGSAAAFNLGEAARAVSGITGNGTTQSTSQTQALGLIGQLDELGVTPAQALGGSGALLQLAKQQLSSTDYAQLAKSVPGIDKLTGDSGLEQLGQLGALTGLLGKSDTRVDAQTAAAVDDVQSLADVNQAFSALGMDAGMVGQFAPILLQYLGSQGVGGSLLQSMGGIWGVGGA; encoded by the coding sequence ATGAAATTCGTTCCTTCTCTCGCCGTTCTGGCCGTTCTCAGCCTGGCGGCCGGTTCCGCCGCCGCCTTCAACCTCGGCGAGGCCGCCCGGGCGGTGTCGGGCATCACCGGCAACGGCACCACCCAGAGCACGTCGCAGACCCAGGCACTCGGCCTGATCGGCCAGCTCGACGAACTGGGTGTCACGCCCGCCCAGGCGCTCGGTGGCAGCGGTGCGCTGCTGCAATTGGCCAAGCAGCAGCTGAGCAGCACCGACTACGCCCAGCTCGCCAAGTCCGTTCCCGGTATCGACAAGCTCACCGGCGACAGTGGGCTGGAGCAGCTTGGCCAACTGGGTGCACTGACCGGATTGCTGGGCAAGTCGGATACCCGCGTCGATGCACAGACCGCCGCCGCGGTGGACGACGTGCAGAGCCTGGCCGACGTCAACCAGGCGTTTTCCGCGCTGGGCATGGACGCCGGCATGGTCGGCCAGTTCGCGCCGATCCTGCTGCAGTACCTGGGCAGCCAGGGAGTGGGCGGTTCGCTGCTGCAGAGCATGGGCGGCATCTGGGGCGTCGGCGGCGCCTGA
- a CDS encoding DUF2931 family protein has product MRAPLFVLFLLLLGGCAGAERNPGSLPYKYWRLGFLAPDYMEVWVETADVEDIHGNLFYRMGGGTVSIARPSDGSGNAAGWRRGLGWGAGRHVNGADLPKRIYVRWQSLAEPQTYRVIVDIPERARQLMSERLDPPCRTSEYRHALALGLAPGGVVRGWVMSTCGGPIEVLRAQAEIEPKGPYEGTSHGGHRPLSETSRAYIEKHGIPYGSW; this is encoded by the coding sequence GTTCCTTCTGCTGCTCGGCGGCTGCGCCGGCGCCGAGAGAAACCCCGGCAGCCTGCCTTACAAATACTGGCGCCTGGGCTTCTTGGCCCCGGACTATATGGAAGTCTGGGTGGAAACCGCCGATGTGGAGGATATACATGGCAACCTCTTCTATCGGATGGGCGGGGGCACGGTATCGATCGCCAGACCGTCCGATGGCAGCGGGAACGCCGCTGGCTGGCGCAGAGGCCTAGGCTGGGGCGCAGGCCGCCACGTCAACGGCGCCGACCTGCCCAAACGCATTTACGTCCGCTGGCAATCCCTGGCCGAGCCCCAGACCTACCGGGTCATTGTCGATATCCCCGAACGCGCGCGGCAGTTGATGAGCGAGCGCCTCGATCCGCCCTGCCGCACCAGCGAATACCGCCATGCCCTGGCGCTGGGCCTCGCCCCTGGCGGCGTGGTCAGGGGCTGGGTCATGAGCACCTGCGGCGGGCCCATCGAAGTCCTGCGCGCACAGGCGGAAATCGAGCCCAAGGGACCCTATGAAGGAACCTCCCACGGAGGCCACCGTCCCCTCTCGGAAACCTCCAGAGCCTATATCGAAAAGCACGGCATCCCTTATGGCTCCTGGTAG